In one window of Henckelia pumila isolate YLH828 chromosome 1, ASM3356847v2, whole genome shotgun sequence DNA:
- the LOC140868373 gene encoding uncharacterized protein, translating into MSQNIKGKSNKKKGAAELFIRVAKAYKESDFYSLYTELRESFPEVAKYLEDNTSPGRWSRAKQTGNRYSIMTTNGVESINGRLREERELPMHCKESHQPGEVNIVKKRIPCSHAIAAAYNANISVYEFCTDYYTTRYWLEAYTDPFYPVPGEWTVQEEILVLPPLVIPRRGRKKVKRIPSVGEYARRR; encoded by the exons ATGTCACAAAACATCAAAGGCAAGAGCAACAAAAAAAAGGGAGCTGCCGAGCTATTCATTCGGGTGGCAAAAGCATACAAGGAAAGTGATTTTTATTCCTTGTATACAGAATTGAGAGAGAGCTTTCCAGAGGTTGCTAAATATTTGGAAGATAACACTTCTCCCGGAAGGTGGTCTAGAGCGAAACAAACCGGGAACCGTTACTCCATCATGACCACGAATGGAGTGGAATCAATAAATGGTAGGTTGCGTGAGGAGAGGGAGCTTCCAATGCACTGCAAAGAATCACATCAACCTGGAGAAGTAAATATCGTCAAGAAGCG GATTCCATGTTCACATGCCATTGCTGCTGCCTACAACGCAAATATTTCTGTTTATGAATTTTGTACAGATTATTACACCACACGTTATTGGTTAGAAGCATATACGGACCCTTTCTATCCAGTGCCAGGTGAATGGACAGTGCAGGAGGAAATATTGGTGCTGCCGCCTCTAGTCATTCCCCGACGTGGACGGAAAAAAGTAAAAAGAATACCTTCAGTCGGGGAGTATGCCAGAAGAcgttga